Proteins encoded within one genomic window of Cyprinus carpio isolate SPL01 chromosome A15, ASM1834038v1, whole genome shotgun sequence:
- the LOC109113690 gene encoding myelin protein zero-like protein 3, with the protein MLLRSVCCISVEAPAEISVVRGATVTLSCSFTSSSSITSLMSVDWTFRPESGGREHDFFHFSSQAYLPKEDYFKGRVKWAGSPSRGEASIQLLNASLTDNGTYTCTVRNPPDVHGNPAQTVLTVTPQRRSVTFTDVGVLLVFVLVPSGIITLVLLGRILCPCWSVSEKRPAAAHHSPIEVVTGDEYFYGQTQQKQSLCCCYFKVNEPL; encoded by the exons ATGCTGCTGAGGAGCGTGTGTTGTATCTCAGTAGAGGCTCCAGCAGAGATCAGCGTGGTCAGAGGAGCCACCGTCACCCTGTCCTGCTCCTTCACCTCCTCCAGTTCCATCACCAGCCTCATGTCTGTCGACTGGACCTTCAGACCCGAGAGCGGGGGTCGTGAGCATGAT TTCTTTCACTTCTCGTCTCAAGCTTACCTGCCGAAGGAGGACTATTTTAAGGGTCGTGTGAAGTGGGCCGGCAGCCCGTCACGAGGCGAAGCATCGATCCAGCTGCTGAACGCCTCACTCACTGATAACGGCACGTACACCTGCACCGTACGCAACCCTCCTGATGTGCACGGAAACCCGGCCCAGACTGTCCTCACCGTCACACCACAGA GACGCTCGGTGACGTTCACGGATGTCGGCGTGTTGCTGGTGTTTGTTCTGGTCCCGTCAGGAATCATCACGCTGGTGCTGCTGGGTCGAATACTGTGTCCGTGTTGGTCTGTGTCAGAGAAGCGTCCCGCCGCGGCCCATCACTCGCCCATCGAGGTGGTCACTGG TGATGAGTATTTCTACGGCCAGACACAACAGAAACAGAGCCTGTGCTGCTGTTACTTTAAGGTAAACGAGCCTCTGTAG